The proteins below come from a single Dermatophagoides farinae isolate YC_2012a chromosome 7, ASM2471394v1, whole genome shotgun sequence genomic window:
- the Zasp52 gene encoding Z band alternatively spliced PDZ-motif protein 52 isoform X1 produces MATGTFITAKLMRSDQSTPWGFRLQGGQEFQMPLSMAKVSEGSLAEQSGVCLGDIILKINGKECDQMRHKDAQDQILNAGNYLELYLERGPMNTWKPTVTPVGSFDISQNNKAQSMEPQIYTKTSLAKNPEEYAGIGSGHNSTAQPFNGPKLVHKQFNSPINLYSDKALEETLNAHSQVLATGATGINFIKPEQPVNKDSAVYRLVQEEEEMRKSKGLNNIINLIFNQFSYPNIIGLSDSPEKNGFHDPSSIDGPIRHVTAPSGPCPQKQIDERNRNVCAHCERLIVGVFVRINNKSLHADCFVCATCGTSLKNVGYFNINDKLYCDIHARQMRAVLGETGGQGFPSAPDVKPAPLGFSQQQQQQRQHISPLSQSPQTVPQPREISIPVQSYQSTNLQTQNGFQSSSPNFNTMPKKFSPIAPPKPNFSPSQTNRNSMYGSMASQSPSSYNYTTETHSTVQRNLNQPIIQPSMAPSNPAADYLSSSLAKQMNRPKSCYSSLPQTQGNYSVTTNTYETRTATTKFPGSPCGVNPNNLPYPKTATYASSQTTTYSTPIGSAGPAGTQPMTTLPSAYSAKNVPNYNATQQQRQTTTAVNSSSTTTSFGNKQTSTTDMNRMAPKRGKGMLQNQLTGGVIPFCGYCSQPIRGQYIMALNKTWCPNHFICANNLCKRSLEQNGFVEEQDRLYCENCYETHFAPSCAKCFQRIKGDCLNALGKKWHPECFTCTHCRKPFGNSEFYLEDSFPYCEKDWNDLFTTKCVGCGYPIAAGDRWVEALNQNYHSNCFRCTVCHNNLEGQSFFAKGGRPYCKAHAR; encoded by the exons atGGCTACAGGAACATTTATAACAGCAAAATTAATGCGATCTGATCAATCAACACCATGGGGTTTTCGTCTTCAAGGTGGACAAGAATTTCAGATGCCATTATCTATGGCCAAG GTATCGGAAGGAAGTTTAGCTGAACAATCTGGTGTATGTTTAGGCGATATTATACTAAAgataaatggaaaagaatGTGATCAAATGCGTCATAAAGATGCACAGgatcaaatattgaatgcTGGCAATTATCTTGAATTGTATTTAGAAAg AGGTCCTATGAACACTTGGAAACCAACAGTTACACCTGTCGGTTCATTCGATATCagtcaaaataataaagcaCAATCAATGGAGCCACAAATTTATACTAAAACATCATTGGCTAAAAATCCTgag GAATATGCCGGAATCGGAAGTGGCCACAATTCAACAGCCCAACCATTTAATGGGCCAAAATTGGTGCATAAACAATTTAATTCgccaatcaatttatattctGATAAAGCATTGGAAGAAACATTGAATGCACATTCACAAGTATTGGCAACCGGTGCTACTGG aataaatttcataaaaCCGGAACAACCGGTAAATAAAGATTCGGCTGTATATCGATTAGttcaagaagaagaagagatGCGTAAATCTAAAGGTTTgaataatataatcaatttaattttcaatcaattttcttaTCCGAATATAATAGGTTTATCAGATTcacctgaaaaaaatggctttCATGATCCATCATCTATTGATGGTCCAATACGTCATGTAACAGCTCCAAGTGGACCGTGtccacaaaaacaaattgatgaacGAAATCGTAATGTTTGTGCACATTGTGAACGATTGATTGT AGGCGTATTTGTtagaatcaataataaatcattacatgctgattgttttgtttgtgctACATGTGGAacttcattgaaaaatgttggCTATTTTaatatcaatgataaattataTTGCGATATTCATGCTAGACAAATGCGTGCCGTATTAGGTGAAACCGGTGGTCAAGGTTTTCCAAGTGCACCGGATGTTAAACCGGCACCATTAGGATtctcacaacaacaacaacaacaacgacaacatatTTCACCATTATCTCAATCACCACAAACAGTTCCACAACCAAGAGAGATTTCAATACCCGTACAATCATATCAG tCTACTAATTTACAAACACAGAACGGATTTCAATCATCGTCACCAAATTTCAATACGatgccaaaaaaattttcaccgATTGCACCACCAAAACCAAATTTT tCACCAAGTCAAACAAATCGTAATTCAATGTATGGATCGATGGCATcgcaatcaccatcatcgtatAATTATACAACAGAAACTCATTCAACTG TGCAAAGAAATCTTAACCAACCGATAATACAGCCATCAATGGCACCATCCAATCCGGCCGCTGATTATTTATCAT CATCGTTAGctaaacaaatgaatcggCCAAAATCATGCTATTCAAGCTTACCACAAACACAAGGCAATTATTCAGTAACAACTAATACTTATGAAACACGTACAGCAACTACTAAATTTCCTGGTAGCCCATGTGGTGTTAATCCAAATAATTTGCCTTATCCAAAAACAGCTACGTATGCTTCTAGCCAAACGACAACTTATTCGACACCGATTGGTTCGGCAGGTCCAGCTGGTACCCAACCGATGACAACGCTTCCGTCGGCTTATTCAGCAAAAAATGTTCCCAACTATAATgctacacaacaacaacgtcaaacaacaacagcggtgaattcatcatcaacaacaacatcattcgGTAATAAACAAACATCGACTACCGATATGAATCGTATGGCACCAAAACGTGGTAAAGGTATGCTACAGAATCAACTTACCGGTGGTGTGATTCCATTCTGTGGTTATTGTTCACAACCGATTCG TGGTCAATACATTATGGCATTGAATAAAACATGGTGTCCAAATCATTTTATCTGTGCCAATAATCTTTGCAAACGTTCATTAGAACAAAATGGTTTCGTTGAAGAACAGGATCGTTTATATTGCGAAAATTGTTATGAAACACATTTTGCTCCTAGCTGTGCTAAATGCTTTCAAAGGATCAAAGGg GATTGTTTGAATGCATTGGGAAAGAAATGGCATCCAGAATGTTTTACCTGTACTCATTGCCGTAAACCATTTGGTAATTCAGAATTCTATCTAGAAGATTCGTTTCCATATTGTGAAAAAGATTGGAATGATTTATTCACTACAAAATGTGTTGGCTGTGGTTATCCAATTGCTGCTGGTGATCGTTGGGTAGAAgcattaaatcaaaattatcattcaaattgtttcCGTTGTACTGTTTGTCATAATAATCTGGAAGGACAAAGTTTCTTTGCTAAAGGTGGACGACCATATTGCAAAGCACATGCCAGATAA
- the Zasp52 gene encoding Z band alternatively spliced PDZ-motif protein 52 isoform X3 encodes MATGTFITAKLMRSDQSTPWGFRLQGGQEFQMPLSMAKVSEGSLAEQSGVCLGDIILKINGKECDQMRHKDAQDQILNAGNYLELYLERGPMNTWKPTVTPVGSFDISQNNKAQSMEPQIYTKTSLAKNPEEYAGIGSGHNSTAQPFNGPKLVHKQFNSPINLYSDKALEETLNAHSQVLATGATGINFIKPEQPVNKDSAVYRLVQEEEEMRKSKGLNNIINLIFNQFSYPNIIGLSDSPEKNGFHDPSSIDGPIRHVTAPSGPCPQKQIDERNRNVCAHCERLIVGVFVRINNKSLHADCFVCATCGTSLKNVGYFNINDKLYCDIHARQMRAVLGETGGQGFPSAPDVKPAPLGFSQQQQQQRQHISPLSQSPQTVPQPREISIPVQSYQSTNLQTQNGFQSSSPNFNTMPKKFSPIAPPKPNFSPSQTNRNSMYGSMASQSPSSYNYTTETHSTVQRNLNQPIIQPSMAPSNPAADYLSSTYASSQTTTYSTPIGSAGPAGTQPMTTLPSAYSAKNVPNYNATQQQRQTTTAVNSSSTTTSFGNKQTSTTDMNRMAPKRGKGMLQNQLTGGVIPFCGYCSQPIRGQYIMALNKTWCPNHFICANNLCKRSLEQNGFVEEQDRLYCENCYETHFAPSCAKCFQRIKGDCLNALGKKWHPECFTCTHCRKPFGNSEFYLEDSFPYCEKDWNDLFTTKCVGCGYPIAAGDRWVEALNQNYHSNCFRCTVCHNNLEGQSFFAKGGRPYCKAHAR; translated from the exons atGGCTACAGGAACATTTATAACAGCAAAATTAATGCGATCTGATCAATCAACACCATGGGGTTTTCGTCTTCAAGGTGGACAAGAATTTCAGATGCCATTATCTATGGCCAAG GTATCGGAAGGAAGTTTAGCTGAACAATCTGGTGTATGTTTAGGCGATATTATACTAAAgataaatggaaaagaatGTGATCAAATGCGTCATAAAGATGCACAGgatcaaatattgaatgcTGGCAATTATCTTGAATTGTATTTAGAAAg AGGTCCTATGAACACTTGGAAACCAACAGTTACACCTGTCGGTTCATTCGATATCagtcaaaataataaagcaCAATCAATGGAGCCACAAATTTATACTAAAACATCATTGGCTAAAAATCCTgag GAATATGCCGGAATCGGAAGTGGCCACAATTCAACAGCCCAACCATTTAATGGGCCAAAATTGGTGCATAAACAATTTAATTCgccaatcaatttatattctGATAAAGCATTGGAAGAAACATTGAATGCACATTCACAAGTATTGGCAACCGGTGCTACTGG aataaatttcataaaaCCGGAACAACCGGTAAATAAAGATTCGGCTGTATATCGATTAGttcaagaagaagaagagatGCGTAAATCTAAAGGTTTgaataatataatcaatttaattttcaatcaattttcttaTCCGAATATAATAGGTTTATCAGATTcacctgaaaaaaatggctttCATGATCCATCATCTATTGATGGTCCAATACGTCATGTAACAGCTCCAAGTGGACCGTGtccacaaaaacaaattgatgaacGAAATCGTAATGTTTGTGCACATTGTGAACGATTGATTGT AGGCGTATTTGTtagaatcaataataaatcattacatgctgattgttttgtttgtgctACATGTGGAacttcattgaaaaatgttggCTATTTTaatatcaatgataaattataTTGCGATATTCATGCTAGACAAATGCGTGCCGTATTAGGTGAAACCGGTGGTCAAGGTTTTCCAAGTGCACCGGATGTTAAACCGGCACCATTAGGATtctcacaacaacaacaacaacaacgacaacatatTTCACCATTATCTCAATCACCACAAACAGTTCCACAACCAAGAGAGATTTCAATACCCGTACAATCATATCAG tCTACTAATTTACAAACACAGAACGGATTTCAATCATCGTCACCAAATTTCAATACGatgccaaaaaaattttcaccgATTGCACCACCAAAACCAAATTTT tCACCAAGTCAAACAAATCGTAATTCAATGTATGGATCGATGGCATcgcaatcaccatcatcgtatAATTATACAACAGAAACTCATTCAACTG TGCAAAGAAATCTTAACCAACCGATAATACAGCCATCAATGGCACCATCCAATCCGGCCGCTGATTATTTATCAT CTACGTATGCTTCTAGCCAAACGACAACTTATTCGACACCGATTGGTTCGGCAGGTCCAGCTGGTACCCAACCGATGACAACGCTTCCGTCGGCTTATTCAGCAAAAAATGTTCCCAACTATAATgctacacaacaacaacgtcaaacaacaacagcggtgaattcatcatcaacaacaacatcattcgGTAATAAACAAACATCGACTACCGATATGAATCGTATGGCACCAAAACGTGGTAAAGGTATGCTACAGAATCAACTTACCGGTGGTGTGATTCCATTCTGTGGTTATTGTTCACAACCGATTCG TGGTCAATACATTATGGCATTGAATAAAACATGGTGTCCAAATCATTTTATCTGTGCCAATAATCTTTGCAAACGTTCATTAGAACAAAATGGTTTCGTTGAAGAACAGGATCGTTTATATTGCGAAAATTGTTATGAAACACATTTTGCTCCTAGCTGTGCTAAATGCTTTCAAAGGATCAAAGGg GATTGTTTGAATGCATTGGGAAAGAAATGGCATCCAGAATGTTTTACCTGTACTCATTGCCGTAAACCATTTGGTAATTCAGAATTCTATCTAGAAGATTCGTTTCCATATTGTGAAAAAGATTGGAATGATTTATTCACTACAAAATGTGTTGGCTGTGGTTATCCAATTGCTGCTGGTGATCGTTGGGTAGAAgcattaaatcaaaattatcattcaaattgtttcCGTTGTACTGTTTGTCATAATAATCTGGAAGGACAAAGTTTCTTTGCTAAAGGTGGACGACCATATTGCAAAGCACATGCCAGATAA